The Flavobacterium psychrotrophum region TTTTGGTATAGGAACATGATTAAGAAGCGATTCAGCCGACATTTTAGCATTGCTTAAATCGTCTTCAAGAGGAACCCAGCGTTCATCTCCCCAAAAAACAAAAACCTTATTCCAGTCTATTTTTGACAGATATTCCGGTGTAGCCAAAAGCTTATATAAACCAACAGGCGATGAGCCACCCGTTAAGGCCACTACAAATTGGTTACGCTCCTGTATTGCATTTTGCGCAGCTGCTACAAAAATTTCAGCTGCGTGGATTGCTATTTCTTCTTTAGTATTAAATATAGTTACCATCGGCTACTTTTTCTTTTACTTCTTTATACGTGTTAGATATCCAGGCATGTCCCTGGCGTGCAAGTAATGCATCGGCAGCTTCCGGCCCCCAGCTTCCGGCATGGTATTTATGCAAATTTGAAACTTTATCGGCCTCCCAGGCCTCCTGAATGGTGGTTACTACATCCCAGGCCTCTTCCACCTGATCTGAACGCATAAAAAGCGTAGGGTCTCCCAGCAAAGCATCCTGTAGTAGTGTCTCATAAGCTTCAGGCGATTTAGTACTGCACGAAAAATAATCAAATACCATCTCTGCCGGTTTTAAAGACAGCGATAAACCGGTTTTTTTTGTCATAAATTGTAACCTTATATCCATAGCCGGCTGAATATTTATAATCAAACGGTTAGGAAGCAGCGCATCATTACCCGAAGAGAATGTTGAGTGTGGCACCTCTTTAAACTGAATTACTATAGACGATTGTTTTTCCTGCATCCTTTTACCGGTGCGAACATAAAAGGGCACATCCTGCCAGCGGGCATTATCTAAATAAAATTTTATGGCTACAAATGTTTCTGTAACAGAATCTGTGGCAACGCCTTTTTCGGTATGGTATCCCTGTACGCTTTTTCCATTTATAGAACCTGCATCATACTGGCCTCTAACAGTATAATGATCTACCTCTTGTGGTGTTATGCGGCGTATCGATTTCAATACATCGGCCTTGCGATTTCGTATTTCATCTGCCTGTAAAGAACTGGGTGCCTCCATGGCTACCATAGTTAAAATTTGAAGCAGGTGGTTTTGTATCATATCTTTTAAAGCCCCGGTGCCTTCATAAAAGCCACCGCGATCTTCTACCCCAACTTCCTCGGCAACTGTAATTTGTACTGAATCGATAAATTTACTGTTCCAGAGCGGCTCAAACATAATATTGCTAAAGCGGAAAGCAAGTATGTTTTGTACCGTTTCTTTACCTAAATAATGGTCTATACGGTAAATTTGCTTTTCCTGAAATGTTTGTGCTAATAGTTCATTAAGCGCTACTGCCGAAGCCTTATTGTAACCAAATGGCTTTTCTACAATAATACGGTCCTGATCCGGATTAGCAGCAAGGCTAAATTTATTGATATTGTTAGATATTGTAGCAATAAATGATGGCGCTATAGACAGGTAGAAAAGGCGGTTAGCACGCTCGCCAAAAATAACATCAGTTTTATCTAATTCAAGTTTTAGATCACTATACGAATCTTCACTATCTATATTGTACTGAAAATAAGTTATGTTAGCCGCAAACTGCTGGTAAGCTTCATCAGACGTTATTTTGTTTCTCGAAAATTCTGCCAGGTTGGTTTTTACGTAGTCCCGAAATAATTCGTCACTATTATCTGCCCTGCCTAATGCTACGATCTTAAACTTTTCGGGCATGCGCCCATCAAGGTAAAGATTATAAAATGCAGGAAAAAGCTTTCTTTTTGCCAAATCGCCCGTTGCCCCAAAAATAAGGATAATGGTTGGCTTTATTTTTTTGATGTTAGTCATCTTGTTCGATTAGAATTTATTCGTTCCACTCTGTATGGAAGGTTCCGGCAGCATCTGTACGTTCGTAAGTATGCGCCCCAAAATAATCGCGTTGTGCCTGAATTATGTTTGTAGGCAAATTTTGAGACCTGTAAGCATCAAAATAAGCTAAAGCATTCATTAAGCCTGCAACAGGTAATCCCTGTTTAACGGCAAATTGTACTGTGTTTCTTATATTAGCCTGGTTGCTGTTTAATTGGCCAGCAATAGCATCATCTAAAAGCAGGTTTTTAAGGTCTGTATTTTTAGCATATGCTTTTCTAAAATCTTCGAGAACCGTAGCACGAATAATGCAGCCACCACGCCATATTTTTGTAACCGTTTCTAAATTTAAATCGTAATTATATTCGTTAGAAGCGGTAGTTAGCAATGCTAATCCTTGTGCGTAAGTAATTAGTATCGAAAAGTAAAGTGCACCTTTAAGCGATTCTAAAACCTCTGGCAGGTTAACCTCTGCAGTTTCGGTATCCCAAATAAGTTTGGTAGCGGCTTCAATTCTTTCGGGTTTATTTTTAGACATATCCCTCATAGTAACCGCGGCATCTATAGTAGGTAGCGGCACCTGTAAATCCATGGCGTTTTGAGACGTCCATTTCCCTGTGCCTTTAGATCGTGCCCAGTCAGATATTACATTGATAAGCTTCTGTCCGTCAGTATCTGTTTTTTTAAGGATATGACCTGTAATTTCAATCAGGTAAGATTGAAGTTCGGTAGTATTCCAGTCTTCAAAAGCCCTTTGAATGGTATCGTCATCCAGGTTGTAGCCACGTTTCATAAGGTCATACACCTCAGAAATAAGCTGCATAATACCATACTCGATACCATTATGTGCCATTTTTACATAATTACCGGCAGACCCGTTACCTAAGTATTCTACACAAGGCTCTCCATCTACTTTTGCAGCAATAGCTTCAAAAATAGGACGTAACCTTTCATACGCCTTTTTATCGCCACCCGGCATAAGGCTAGGCCCAAAACGGGCACCTTTTTCGCCTCCTGAAATACCCATGCCAAAAAAGTGGATTCCCTGGGCAGATAATTCTGTAAATCGACGGTCGGTATCGGTAAAGTAAGTATTACCACCATCTATTATAATATCGCCTTTATCTAAAAATGGTAAAAGGCTTTGTATAGCGCTATCTACCGGTTTACCGGCAGGCACTAATAACATAATTGCCCTTGGTTGCTGTATTAGCGCTACAAATGCTGCTACATCTGTAGTTGCTTTTATGGTATGTTTTGAACCGGCTTCCTGCTCCAGCGAACTGGCTTTTACGGTATCTAAATCTAAACCCGCTACAGCAAAATCATGGTCGGCCATGTTTAAAAGCAGGTTACGGCCCATTACACCCAGGCCAACAATACCAAAATCAAATGTGCTCATATATACTTTATTGTTGTGTTATTCTTAAATGCTGCAAATACTAAGTATTTAGGGCATTTAAGACGTTTATTAATTATAGTTTAAATAGTAGTGTAAAGGTACTAAAAAGGCGGGAAATTTATTAATAAACTTCCCGCCTTTACTATTCTGACTTATTATTAATTCAGGCTGATGATTGCATCTTTCAATGCTTTTGCAGCAGCAGCAGGATCTTCGGCACCATAGATAGCTCCACCCGCAACAGCAACTTCTGCACCGGCAGCAACCACATCTTTAATAGTGTTGATGTTTACACCACCTGCTACAGAGAATGGTACTTTAGCATCAATACCTTCGCTAATAAGCGTTTGTACCGAGTAGCCCGGTAATGCCTGCTCGTCAAGACCGGCGTGTAGCTCAACAAAAGCAACACCAAAAGCGGTTACCTCTTGCGCCCTTTGTACCCTGTTTTTTACGCCAATAGTATCTACCACTACTTTTCTGCCGTATTTTTTAGCAGCTTCCACAGCACCTTTAACGGTGGCATCATCTACAGTTCCCATTACGGTAACTAAATCAGCTCCTGCTTTAAATGCCATTTCTGCTTCTAAGGCACCTGTATCGGCAGTTTTCATATCAGCAAAAACCAATTTATCAGGAAAAGTTTCCTTCATGGCTGTAACAACCCTAAGCCCTTCAGCCTTAATAAGTGGCGTACCTAATTCTATAATATCTACATATGGAGCTACTTTATGTGCCAGTTCTAATGCTGCTTCTGTAGTAAGTAAATCAATTGCGACTTGTAATTTTGTCATGTCTAAAAATATTTGAAAAATTAATTATAAATGTTATTCAAGATTGGCGTGTTTAGGCCACAGGTCTTCTTTAGTTAATCCGGATTCCTGCCACAGTGTCATAAAAATGCTTTCAAGAACAAATAGTGTAAATTGTTCGAACAGACTCCCTGCATACTGGCTTGAAACTGACACCCCAAAATCTGTTTTTGTAGCAGCGTTTATAAGTATAACCTGGTCTGCTAATGCTGCTAATTTGCTTTGCGCATCTGCGGTAATGGCTACTACCCTGGCCTTCTGTTTCTTTGCTTTTTCTGCCGCTGATAGTACTGTAGCAGTTGTTCCTGAACCGGATGCAACAAGTAATACATCTCCCTGTAATATTGCGGGGGTAATAACTTCTCCCACAACATATACTGTGTAACCTAAATGCATAAAACGCATTGCAGCCATTTTTAAGGCAAGGCCACTTCTGCCGGCTGCCATTACAAAAATTCGGTTAGCACTTTTTATCTCTTCAACCAGCGCATTAACCTCTGTCGGGTTTATCTGCTTTGCAAGTTTTAGGTTCTCTTCTAAAATAGTATGCAGGTTTTCGGTAATTAATTTGTTGTTGACCATAGTGTTTATGCTTATAGACGTTATACGCACAGAAATTGCATACAGAATCATCATTTATACTATAAAATAGATGTAAATGATAAGCTGATTAAACTAAAAAGTTATAATGCAACGGGTACTGTACATCATTAAATAGGTGTTATTTACTGATGCAAAGTTAATGGGCAGCTAAAGGGGGAATGTTATACAAACAAGACTACGCGGTATAAATTTGCGCCAGTTCGTTTTGAAGTTCTGTAGGTGTTTCTTTAAGTTTAGCCTTTACGAACTTATTAAGTGCCGATGGCGAACTAAAGCCCAGGTCGAAAGCTATTTCTTTGTGTGAAAGGTCGCTAAACAACAATTGCCGCTTAATTTCAGAAAGTATGCGGTTATGAATGGCATTTATAGCAGTTTCGCCACAATGCTTTTTTGTTATTTCATTAAGTTTTTTAGGGGTAATTAAAAGCTTTGAAGCATAGTATTGCACGGTACGCTCGCTCTTATACTCCTGGTTTAGCAGCTTTTTAAAACCTATATACGTGTTCTGGTTAGCATCGTGCGTGTCATGTTGCAGCACAGGATGCTGGCCATGAATTATTTCTATAAGCCCTAAGAGAAATACCTTGATATAAAAACGCGCCTGTTCTTTTTTTACCAGGCTTGGGGCGTTATAAATGTCTTGTATATCTTTGATTAGTGGTAGCGATTTCTCAAATTCCGGATTAGAAAGTACGGTACAATTAAGGTGTGTAGCAAGGTTTACGTTGTATACACTAAGTTCGTTTTTCAGTATATCAGAACAAAAAAGTACTTCTTCAAACAATATAATTTTTCCGTTAAGGTCATCACTTAGATTTGAGACAAAATGAACCTGGTCTGGGAAGATAATGGATATTTTTCCTGACTTTAGTAAATGTATCTTGTCCTCAATATGGATATCTATTTTTCCGGTTTCAACTATAATAATACAAAAATGGTCTTTTTTATGAGGTTGCAGATAGTTTTCAAGGTGTTTACTGCTTAAATCAAAAACGCGAAACGACAAATTTCTATCCTCTTCTTTTTGGATATTATTCTTGATTTCTAACCTTTTTACATCCATGGAAAATTGTTTGTTGTTATGCAGTAGATTGTCTGTATCAAAATCAGGATTTACTTTCCCATAGACAAATCAGGAAAATGCATCCCAAAATGTGACAACCAGAAATTTCGTGCTACACTTTTGTGGAAACTAATCTGCGCCTGATCAAAAGTTGTTTTCATCGAGCATTAAGCAGCAAATATATATAAAAGTTTAGCGTCAGTTGCTCATGAATGAGATTTCATTATATATCACAAAGTATTCAGCGTATTATTTTTGGTCATTCAACTGTCTGTGTAGTATTGCGTACGTGGTTTCAATATATATAGATAAGGCCTTTATGCAGCGTAATATCAATAAAAAAAGCTGCCCTTATCCATCATTCAAACAGGGGCAGCCAATATATTTATATAGTATCTTACTATTAATTAATTGTTATTTAATGTATTAACAAACAATATGGTACTGATTATTTTACAACAAATTCGATAGTAGCATCTTGTAGCGATTGCGAGCTAACCGTAAGTTTTATAGCTCCCGCCTCTCTTGAGCTTTTAACAATAACCAGCGCCTGCCCTTTCCATGCTTTGTGGTGGTTTGCTATATAAGGATCATTATCTTTAAGATTTGCATTTGCTACACCTACAATAGTACCTGCACCCTGCAAATTAAATGTAAGGTCATTTTCAGCATTGGGGTCGCGGTTACCTTGTAAATCGGTTAGGTCAATTCTTATATAAGAGAGGTCCTGACCATCGGCCTTGAGTACAGTTTTGTCGGCAGATAGTTTTATTTTGGCAGTCGCACCAGCACTTTTTAATAGTTTGGGGCCTAACTCCTTACCATTAAGTACTCCTACTGCTTTTAACTCTCCGGGCTGGTAAGAAAGCGTAAATACAGCTTTAAATTCTTCAGCTCTTGTAGTTGATTTTTCGCCTACCAGTTTACCATCACGGTAAAGCCTTACAGATGGGTAGTTAGAATACACCTCTACTTCTATATTCT contains the following coding sequences:
- the zwf gene encoding glucose-6-phosphate dehydrogenase; protein product: MTNIKKIKPTIILIFGATGDLAKRKLFPAFYNLYLDGRMPEKFKIVALGRADNSDELFRDYVKTNLAEFSRNKITSDEAYQQFAANITYFQYNIDSEDSYSDLKLELDKTDVIFGERANRLFYLSIAPSFIATISNNINKFSLAANPDQDRIIVEKPFGYNKASAVALNELLAQTFQEKQIYRIDHYLGKETVQNILAFRFSNIMFEPLWNSKFIDSVQITVAEEVGVEDRGGFYEGTGALKDMIQNHLLQILTMVAMEAPSSLQADEIRNRKADVLKSIRRITPQEVDHYTVRGQYDAGSINGKSVQGYHTEKGVATDSVTETFVAIKFYLDNARWQDVPFYVRTGKRMQEKQSSIVIQFKEVPHSTFSSGNDALLPNRLIINIQPAMDIRLQFMTKKTGLSLSLKPAEMVFDYFSCSTKSPEAYETLLQDALLGDPTLFMRSDQVEEAWDVVTTIQEAWEADKVSNLHKYHAGSWGPEAADALLARQGHAWISNTYKEVKEKVADGNYI
- the gndA gene encoding NADP-dependent phosphogluconate dehydrogenase yields the protein MSTFDFGIVGLGVMGRNLLLNMADHDFAVAGLDLDTVKASSLEQEAGSKHTIKATTDVAAFVALIQQPRAIMLLVPAGKPVDSAIQSLLPFLDKGDIIIDGGNTYFTDTDRRFTELSAQGIHFFGMGISGGEKGARFGPSLMPGGDKKAYERLRPIFEAIAAKVDGEPCVEYLGNGSAGNYVKMAHNGIEYGIMQLISEVYDLMKRGYNLDDDTIQRAFEDWNTTELQSYLIEITGHILKKTDTDGQKLINVISDWARSKGTGKWTSQNAMDLQVPLPTIDAAVTMRDMSKNKPERIEAATKLIWDTETAEVNLPEVLESLKGALYFSILITYAQGLALLTTASNEYNYDLNLETVTKIWRGGCIIRATVLEDFRKAYAKNTDLKNLLLDDAIAGQLNSNQANIRNTVQFAVKQGLPVAGLMNALAYFDAYRSQNLPTNIIQAQRDYFGAHTYERTDAAGTFHTEWNE
- the hxlA gene encoding 3-hexulose-6-phosphate synthase encodes the protein MTKLQVAIDLLTTEAALELAHKVAPYVDIIELGTPLIKAEGLRVVTAMKETFPDKLVFADMKTADTGALEAEMAFKAGADLVTVMGTVDDATVKGAVEAAKKYGRKVVVDTIGVKNRVQRAQEVTAFGVAFVELHAGLDEQALPGYSVQTLISEGIDAKVPFSVAGGVNINTIKDVVAAGAEVAVAGGAIYGAEDPAAAAKALKDAIISLN
- the hxlB gene encoding 6-phospho-3-hexuloisomerase; translation: MVNNKLITENLHTILEENLKLAKQINPTEVNALVEEIKSANRIFVMAAGRSGLALKMAAMRFMHLGYTVYVVGEVITPAILQGDVLLVASGSGTTATVLSAAEKAKKQKARVVAITADAQSKLAALADQVILINAATKTDFGVSVSSQYAGSLFEQFTLFVLESIFMTLWQESGLTKEDLWPKHANLE
- a CDS encoding AraC family transcriptional regulator — its product is MDVKRLEIKNNIQKEEDRNLSFRVFDLSSKHLENYLQPHKKDHFCIIIVETGKIDIHIEDKIHLLKSGKISIIFPDQVHFVSNLSDDLNGKIILFEEVLFCSDILKNELSVYNVNLATHLNCTVLSNPEFEKSLPLIKDIQDIYNAPSLVKKEQARFYIKVFLLGLIEIIHGQHPVLQHDTHDANQNTYIGFKKLLNQEYKSERTVQYYASKLLITPKKLNEITKKHCGETAINAIHNRILSEIKRQLLFSDLSHKEIAFDLGFSSPSALNKFVKAKLKETPTELQNELAQIYTA